One window from the genome of Cyclobacterium amurskyense encodes:
- a CDS encoding TonB-dependent receptor produces MSVFKTAITGFLCLMSISLLAQTTTLKGKVKDAESGEVLIGATIYDTESETGTFTNDFGYFQLSPKKDSSGVLRISFVGYKILNFGYSPADTNKMLSLELIPLHLNEVVVQAERLVAIKSGSEITINHPSELSLPTLKPEIDILDIIKNQPGVQQTLEGSTGFSVRGGNPDQNLVVMDGIPVYNGGHFGGFVSIFDPFAISKLTFYKGGFPAKFGGRASSVLDVHLKQGDMNAYHGEFVIGPLFSKFSLEGPIKKGKSSFLVSFRKSNVDLVLGSLYLINKPEERYGLKFHDLTVKLNHQFSDKSNLYFSFYQGRDRIWEKLDRDYFSGDQPANFSFNRTNSWGNLFANLRWGKVIGNKLHLNTSVALSSYNYDYSQEDHSTREESTDMRNINNYGVAVKDYLFKSELEYYLKKNVQVDVGGQLIFHEFMPVDTYRYQLDQSGFGATERQENVNLNAFEAFGYAQASIHNKKRNLHFRPGLRFGVYAIDDNNFFSLQPRIMLTYQVREDIGMELDYSKSFQPVHSLNSSGTSLEPDIWIPATRKLAPVESHTVSFSVTKNHKNWSASGGLFYRRLENLIEVNRNNGLSIATTEWEESILGGGEGSAYGLEIGGDRRFERLLVSANYTFSRSFRKFDLINNGEKFPFIFDRPHSFNLEGNYKISSRSSLSLIGTIQSGQPFTLTNKSNFLITNAYFSNVAGADIANNYDLNTPFPVFFQETLVTENINALRMPIYHRIDLAYSNKKRWKNGFLREWNVSVYNVMNRKNPYFIYLNANSNGFEQFTLMPILPSLSCKLKF; encoded by the coding sequence ATGAGTGTATTTAAAACTGCTATTACAGGTTTTCTTTGCCTAATGAGTATCAGTTTATTGGCGCAAACCACTACGCTAAAGGGAAAAGTCAAAGATGCCGAAAGTGGAGAGGTATTGATAGGAGCAACTATATATGATACTGAATCCGAAACCGGAACCTTTACCAATGATTTCGGCTATTTTCAATTGTCTCCGAAAAAAGATTCCAGTGGAGTTCTCCGAATTAGTTTTGTTGGCTATAAAATACTGAATTTTGGCTATTCACCGGCCGATACAAATAAAATGCTATCGTTGGAATTAATTCCTTTGCATCTTAATGAGGTTGTTGTGCAGGCAGAACGCTTGGTAGCAATAAAATCAGGATCGGAGATCACGATAAATCATCCCTCTGAACTTTCCTTACCAACCTTAAAACCTGAGATAGATATTTTAGATATAATAAAAAATCAACCGGGGGTTCAACAAACGCTGGAAGGTTCTACAGGGTTTTCGGTACGTGGTGGAAATCCTGACCAGAATCTCGTGGTAATGGATGGCATCCCCGTATATAACGGAGGACATTTTGGTGGGTTTGTATCTATTTTTGATCCTTTTGCGATAAGTAAACTCACTTTTTATAAAGGTGGTTTTCCTGCCAAATTTGGAGGAAGAGCCTCTTCGGTACTGGATGTCCATCTCAAGCAAGGGGATATGAACGCCTATCATGGGGAATTTGTGATCGGGCCATTGTTCAGTAAGTTTTCTCTCGAAGGGCCTATTAAAAAGGGGAAATCCTCCTTTTTGGTGTCTTTTCGTAAGTCCAATGTTGATCTAGTTCTTGGTTCTTTATATTTAATCAACAAACCTGAGGAAAGATATGGCTTGAAGTTTCATGATTTGACTGTAAAACTAAATCATCAATTTAGTGATAAAAGCAACCTTTATTTTTCCTTTTATCAGGGAAGGGATAGGATTTGGGAAAAGCTGGACAGAGATTATTTTTCCGGAGACCAACCTGCAAATTTTTCCTTCAACCGAACCAACTCCTGGGGTAATTTATTTGCCAATCTAAGATGGGGGAAGGTTATTGGAAATAAACTTCATTTGAACACATCGGTAGCGCTTTCAAGTTATAATTATGATTATTCCCAAGAGGACCATTCTACAAGAGAAGAGAGTACCGATATGAGAAATATCAATAATTATGGAGTGGCTGTAAAAGATTACCTTTTCAAATCAGAATTGGAATATTACCTAAAGAAGAATGTCCAAGTGGATGTGGGTGGTCAATTAATTTTTCATGAATTTATGCCAGTAGATACTTACAGGTATCAACTGGATCAATCTGGATTTGGAGCAACAGAAAGGCAAGAAAATGTAAATTTAAATGCCTTTGAGGCCTTTGGTTATGCGCAGGCCTCCATTCACAATAAAAAAAGAAATCTTCATTTTAGGCCCGGACTGAGATTTGGGGTTTACGCTATTGATGACAACAATTTTTTTTCACTTCAGCCTCGAATAATGTTAACCTATCAAGTCCGAGAGGATATAGGAATGGAATTGGACTACAGCAAATCTTTTCAGCCGGTGCACTCGCTTAATTCTTCCGGCACCTCTCTGGAACCGGATATTTGGATTCCTGCCACCAGGAAGTTGGCTCCGGTAGAAAGCCATACTGTTTCTTTTTCAGTGACAAAGAACCATAAAAATTGGTCAGCAAGTGGCGGTTTGTTCTATAGAAGGCTAGAGAATTTAATTGAGGTCAACAGAAACAATGGTTTGTCCATAGCAACCACCGAATGGGAAGAGTCAATATTGGGTGGGGGAGAGGGAAGTGCATATGGCCTGGAGATTGGAGGGGACAGGCGTTTTGAGCGGTTGCTGGTTTCAGCCAATTATACCTTTAGCAGGTCATTCCGAAAATTTGACCTGATCAATAATGGTGAAAAATTTCCATTTATCTTTGACCGGCCACATTCCTTTAACCTGGAAGGCAACTACAAAATATCTTCCCGATCATCCCTATCATTAATTGGGACCATTCAATCTGGTCAACCTTTTACCCTAACCAATAAAAGCAATTTTCTCATAACAAATGCCTATTTCAGCAATGTAGCTGGAGCTGATATTGCTAACAATTATGACTTGAATACTCCCTTTCCTGTATTTTTTCAGGAAACGTTGGTTACAGAAAATATTAATGCGCTAAGAATGCCAATCTACCACCGAATAGATCTGGCTTATTCAAATAAAAAAAGGTGGAAAAATGGGTTCTTACGTGAATGGAATGTTTCTGTATACAATGTAATGAACAGAAAAAACCCCTATTTTATTTATTTGAATGCCAATAGCAATGGTTTTGAACAATTTACCCTGATGCCTATTTTGCCTTCCCTTAGTTGTAAATTAAAATTTTAA